A window of Pirellula sp. SH-Sr6A contains these coding sequences:
- a CDS encoding carboxypeptidase regulatory-like domain-containing protein: protein MPNRTIRPATLRESWRPQNEGSFRELQSIVLRRALFSFVLTAVLCFFAYLLFAPFYHPNVRLYFFSAGDYRSPWVEPVPFFRDAAIRFLSSDGYFDEAEASSQFREWSSPPEALASIDNLLQENWRTSDLPIIYLSGKASIVNGRASLHSSDLIPGNADASAVLFEDIFSKLAQLPVQRVLVLVDFESLQAPPTSGPPSILDNLHELLKQPNYAKLWVIASHSATERSHLSVTHRVPAFLVACSRALAGDGSIGEDKKVSFQEFFRFVERTTAEIVQSESQGEVAQTPLFLGDRRRLEAFNDWTVASVPESTWKQRLLEMQQTVEQSASPTEPPPEAEVLKEENKKAQGWLSKLAAEKSERVSGRIADEISDNIDLLPSFVADPIKVSIGLRPDLAEDPAATDKTDSSTPPADLQLPNGPDLRSLAAAINDSVQLLQLARQYCSYVEQNHASPFRPWESIPVAWAYTISKLRNMESKLRLGGSPDTSISRAELVALIVAIHQLATDKSVKLEGPLEAWQKQLPAPMSDEIPPVSLTWLAIASRGTEMAPAVTEWTRSFDDALIAPNAEALTKLLETPAPFEQSLLADCFYARRLTVDQQAPWELTRRALRLFRKLDHLLSEPASSNRELSAKLQSAFQEWLRATRLCTDLVPNDWETRARESFDNVERDLVNAEQQVQQVQLAKRLWYRVHYEWNGWNERLASPVQRTDFDVAIESTLARTLPLHRELTEQLISLESSSLESIQRTTVALEEQLGVLQDIWVQEASRLDGVDSEPKVSDYWLIHELLEWSYYSGPERDRLFQRWLQWIQSPAPVKSVLEAIPFFNTDGRGSERAPFWNELQNWRATFRVDPTQWDQESTLETLRRQENAVRQVRVDSPDALNPRLLFESIARQEAAQLMRVRRACFRQALKDATEEEYNFYWTADTQLRERLATILPTSQDSPFAPNDVVAQAPPQISLESSREQIVSLRLRNRSPSVQEVWLLADLDAQSIAIEPLQGEPLYFLPDLQDRLQKEKKSLEERLAALLATSPPTSDRRDAQAVRNSMQQLTNGLLYPIDPVAATVEPTIAIPPNSTKDISFRISRSERPDGSQKVLWKVVTRSQYTRLETRVRLPSSSDVRLMAEIQGGAWRPSSSGIDIDLFPNRTASARFGLRASEVGAGKYDVRLWIPQSPISVLLPTGELSNEASATLKTKLPELKLWQECNAVELTSAESTAWFSPKSAPPSAPNAPGATSTELTSKTAAGDGAAPEPMDTVSYGVIAEFQNQETGRTGWRWITMRTRHPRSYIDARCSYDSISETAELVLTCRDPSLLPAAGVPVAGRVRENLPKGTEMKLSGTLLPDTPLRLYCKVPITTLRMLNVELDVEEYPRAFVASIPCWRTFSSAPVRNDRPRIQIENVLPNSALLPGQTLPDVQVLVDAWADSFLNDGDRLEIGWDEDQDREFEDETPLVIRSDRDLTIQASRYGIQGTKIQPKVTDFRLNLPPPTPVNRKINLLARLQSGGQSVWSTPIPVVIDGDKPSIQGIEIKPSMRLPKGTDLDLRVSADDASLSGVAGVQAAIDTRGVLKWSEIQAPVLGVRQEDQTWRITVPTSEAPTGMSTLIVAATDRAGNVSEIERRTIELVGEDEWQKMIATRPREIVGLVTYAERSVSNAVVTLSKESGEVIASTSVDALGLFRLQGVLPGKYKLSATAVIKNRPRRFEESLTVKGEPATPLRKEIQLK from the coding sequence ATGCCAAATCGAACTATCCGACCTGCGACGCTTCGCGAATCCTGGCGACCTCAGAACGAGGGTTCGTTTCGCGAACTCCAGTCGATCGTCTTGCGACGAGCCCTGTTCTCGTTCGTGCTGACAGCGGTACTCTGCTTCTTTGCCTACCTCCTTTTCGCGCCGTTCTATCACCCAAACGTTCGACTCTATTTCTTTTCTGCCGGGGACTATCGGTCTCCATGGGTTGAGCCTGTTCCCTTTTTTCGAGATGCTGCCATTCGCTTTCTCTCCAGCGACGGGTACTTCGACGAAGCAGAGGCGTCCTCGCAATTTCGAGAATGGTCCTCCCCCCCCGAGGCTCTGGCTTCCATCGACAACCTTCTCCAGGAAAACTGGCGAACCTCCGATTTACCGATCATCTACCTCAGCGGCAAAGCATCGATCGTCAACGGACGCGCGTCACTCCACTCCTCCGACCTGATACCCGGAAACGCCGATGCCAGCGCCGTGCTGTTTGAAGACATCTTTAGCAAGCTCGCTCAGCTACCCGTCCAGCGCGTTCTGGTCCTCGTCGATTTCGAATCTCTCCAAGCTCCTCCAACGTCGGGACCACCCTCGATTCTCGACAATCTGCATGAGCTGCTGAAACAACCCAATTATGCAAAACTCTGGGTGATCGCATCCCATTCAGCTACCGAGCGCAGCCATCTGTCGGTAACCCATCGCGTTCCCGCATTCCTCGTCGCGTGCTCCCGCGCACTCGCAGGCGACGGCTCGATCGGCGAGGACAAGAAAGTATCCTTCCAAGAATTCTTTCGCTTCGTCGAACGCACGACCGCTGAGATCGTCCAATCCGAATCGCAAGGTGAAGTCGCCCAAACTCCACTCTTTTTAGGAGATCGTCGGAGACTGGAGGCCTTCAACGATTGGACCGTGGCCAGCGTCCCTGAATCAACTTGGAAGCAACGATTGCTCGAGATGCAACAAACGGTAGAGCAGTCGGCTTCCCCAACCGAACCTCCCCCTGAAGCGGAGGTGCTCAAGGAAGAAAATAAAAAAGCGCAAGGATGGCTTTCCAAACTTGCAGCAGAGAAGTCGGAACGGGTCTCAGGACGCATCGCCGACGAAATTTCCGATAACATCGATCTACTCCCCTCTTTTGTCGCCGACCCCATCAAAGTCTCGATCGGTCTCCGCCCCGATCTCGCCGAAGATCCCGCCGCTACCGACAAAACCGACAGCTCGACGCCTCCCGCCGATCTCCAACTCCCAAATGGTCCCGATCTCCGATCCCTCGCCGCTGCGATCAACGACTCCGTGCAATTGCTCCAACTGGCGCGACAGTATTGCTCCTACGTCGAACAGAATCATGCAAGTCCCTTTCGGCCATGGGAATCGATCCCCGTCGCATGGGCCTACACGATTAGCAAACTTCGCAACATGGAGAGCAAACTGCGACTGGGGGGCTCCCCCGATACCTCGATATCCCGTGCAGAACTGGTCGCTCTCATCGTCGCCATCCACCAGTTGGCCACCGACAAGTCCGTCAAGCTCGAAGGCCCTTTAGAGGCTTGGCAAAAACAACTCCCTGCACCGATGTCCGACGAGATCCCCCCCGTCTCTTTGACGTGGCTCGCCATCGCCTCGCGAGGCACGGAGATGGCGCCCGCAGTCACCGAATGGACTCGGTCCTTTGATGATGCGTTGATCGCCCCCAACGCGGAGGCGCTGACCAAGCTATTAGAAACTCCAGCTCCGTTCGAACAAAGTTTGCTCGCCGATTGCTTCTATGCGAGGAGATTGACGGTCGACCAGCAAGCTCCTTGGGAACTCACCCGACGAGCGTTGAGACTCTTTCGCAAGCTCGATCACTTGCTTTCCGAACCGGCGAGCAGCAATCGCGAGTTGAGTGCAAAACTGCAGTCCGCGTTCCAAGAGTGGTTGCGGGCGACGAGGTTATGCACGGACCTGGTTCCGAATGACTGGGAAACCCGTGCGAGGGAAAGCTTTGACAATGTGGAAAGGGATTTGGTCAACGCCGAGCAGCAGGTCCAACAAGTCCAATTGGCAAAAAGACTTTGGTATCGCGTCCATTACGAATGGAACGGTTGGAATGAACGACTTGCTTCGCCCGTTCAACGCACGGATTTCGATGTTGCGATCGAGTCCACACTCGCCCGAACCCTTCCTTTGCATCGCGAACTCACGGAACAATTGATAAGCCTTGAGTCCAGCTCGCTCGAAAGCATTCAACGAACGACGGTCGCTCTCGAAGAACAGCTGGGAGTCTTGCAAGACATCTGGGTTCAAGAAGCCAGTCGACTCGACGGCGTGGACTCCGAACCCAAAGTCTCGGATTACTGGCTGATCCATGAGCTGCTAGAGTGGTCCTACTACAGCGGCCCAGAACGCGATCGCCTCTTTCAACGATGGCTACAATGGATCCAATCACCTGCCCCCGTCAAATCGGTGTTGGAAGCGATTCCCTTTTTCAATACCGACGGGCGAGGTTCCGAGCGGGCCCCTTTTTGGAATGAGTTGCAGAACTGGCGAGCGACATTTCGTGTTGACCCTACTCAGTGGGATCAAGAATCGACTCTTGAGACATTGCGCCGGCAGGAAAACGCAGTTCGGCAAGTGCGAGTGGATTCGCCCGATGCATTAAACCCTCGCTTGCTGTTCGAATCGATCGCGAGGCAGGAAGCTGCCCAGTTGATGCGTGTTCGCCGCGCATGCTTTCGCCAGGCTTTGAAAGATGCGACGGAAGAGGAATATAACTTCTATTGGACGGCCGATACTCAACTGCGAGAAAGGTTGGCGACCATCCTGCCGACCTCGCAGGACTCCCCCTTCGCACCCAATGACGTGGTCGCACAAGCCCCACCTCAAATCTCATTGGAATCGAGTCGCGAACAGATCGTCTCCCTGCGATTGAGAAATCGAAGTCCTTCGGTGCAGGAAGTCTGGCTTCTAGCTGATCTGGATGCTCAGTCCATCGCCATCGAACCGCTTCAGGGTGAACCACTTTACTTTCTCCCCGATCTCCAAGATCGATTGCAAAAGGAGAAGAAGAGCTTGGAGGAACGCCTCGCCGCGCTTCTCGCGACCTCACCTCCCACCAGCGATCGTCGCGATGCGCAAGCTGTCCGAAACAGCATGCAACAGTTGACGAATGGACTCCTCTATCCCATCGATCCCGTCGCAGCCACCGTGGAACCCACGATCGCTATTCCACCCAACAGCACCAAAGACATTTCATTCCGAATCTCGCGAAGCGAAAGACCGGATGGGAGCCAGAAAGTCCTTTGGAAAGTGGTCACTCGCTCGCAGTACACCCGTTTGGAAACCCGCGTTCGCTTACCCTCGTCGAGCGATGTTCGATTGATGGCGGAAATCCAGGGAGGGGCATGGCGTCCGTCCTCCTCAGGCATCGATATCGATCTATTCCCCAATCGCACCGCATCGGCGAGATTCGGCCTGCGAGCCTCGGAAGTGGGAGCTGGTAAATACGACGTTCGGCTTTGGATTCCTCAAAGTCCCATCTCGGTATTGTTGCCAACCGGAGAGCTCTCCAATGAAGCGAGCGCGACACTCAAGACCAAGCTCCCTGAGTTGAAACTCTGGCAGGAATGCAACGCAGTCGAACTCACCAGCGCTGAATCCACCGCTTGGTTTTCTCCCAAATCTGCGCCACCTTCCGCCCCGAACGCTCCGGGCGCTACCTCGACGGAATTGACTAGCAAAACCGCAGCGGGCGACGGAGCAGCTCCCGAACCGATGGACACCGTCTCGTATGGAGTGATTGCCGAATTCCAGAACCAAGAAACCGGACGAACCGGTTGGCGATGGATCACGATGCGAACTCGACACCCGAGAAGCTATATCGATGCGCGTTGCAGCTATGACAGTATCTCGGAAACAGCCGAATTGGTGCTCACTTGCCGAGATCCATCTCTCCTCCCAGCCGCCGGAGTTCCCGTGGCCGGTCGCGTTCGCGAGAACCTTCCTAAGGGTACCGAAATGAAGCTTTCGGGAACCCTACTGCCCGACACGCCCCTTCGTTTGTACTGCAAAGTACCCATTACAACTCTGCGAATGCTGAACGTCGAACTCGATGTCGAAGAGTACCCAAGAGCCTTCGTAGCTAGCATTCCCTGTTGGAGAACCTTCTCCAGCGCCCCGGTACGCAACGATCGACCTCGCATTCAAATCGAAAACGTACTTCCCAACTCGGCGCTCTTGCCTGGACAAACGCTGCCGGATGTCCAAGTCCTCGTCGACGCATGGGCGGACTCTTTTCTCAATGATGGCGACCGTCTCGAAATCGGATGGGATGAAGACCAAGATCGCGAATTTGAAGATGAGACACCACTCGTGATTCGTTCCGATCGCGACCTGACGATCCAAGCCTCCCGTTACGGCATTCAAGGAACCAAGATTCAACCCAAGGTAACCGACTTCCGGTTAAATCTCCCCCCTCCCACCCCCGTGAACCGGAAGATCAATTTGCTGGCAAGACTCCAAAGCGGCGGTCAATCCGTGTGGAGTACACCGATTCCTGTTGTGATCGACGGGGATAAGCCATCGATCCAAGGTATCGAAATAAAACCCAGCATGCGTCTCCCCAAGGGCACGGACCTCGACCTTCGCGTTTCCGCCGACGATGCCTCGTTGAGTGGAGTAGCAGGAGTGCAAGCCGCGATCGACACGCGAGGTGTTTTGAAGTGGTCTGAAATCCAAGCACCGGTACTGGGAGTGCGTCAAGAAGACCAAACATGGCGAATCACGGTGCCCACCTCCGAAGCCCCCACCGGCATGTCTACGCTCATAGTTGCCGCAACAGATCGCGCAGGAAATGTGAGCGAGATCGAGAGGCGAACCATTGAGCTGGTCGGAGAGGACGAATGGCAAAAGATGATTGCTACGCGCCCTCGCGAAATCGTCGGACTGGTGACCTACGCGGAGCGATCTGTTTCCAATGCCGTGGTGACCTTATCCAAAGAAAGCGGTGAGGTGATCGCTAGCACTTCCGTCGATGCGCTCGGGCTGTTTCGCCTTCAAGGTGTTTTGCCAGGGAAGTACAAACTTTCAGCAACAGCGGTCATTAAGAATCGTCCAAGGCGATTCGAAGAGAGCCTGACGGTCAAAGGGGAACCCGCCACACCGCTGCGGAAGGAGATCCAGCTAAAATAA
- a CDS encoding FHA domain-containing protein has protein sequence MRIAITVTSGPSTGQRFVLRSGQLASVGRSDWNDFAIPEDDRMDDSPFVIRCEPHAGVLVVRSASSSPLLNGSPLANPCEHLLHDRDRLSIGRSEFLFAIEGASVPMPGMGMVDTQTARAEFDVAHWAERVTYLEIEEDPSELVSDGSQGDAIERKLVSANRYSDSLRWKGFHCDRHELIAWAGALIGTHLESPQKPAERDAWTHCRNWMEQPNDADRVAALELAKKLKWAGPVAALAAAIGWSGGSLGPAEGEPIPPDPRLTSRLVAIAVEQLARRHHPTASHLVLQTWMESMPPTNYLIPGARTQE, from the coding sequence ATGCGAATTGCCATCACCGTCACTTCAGGTCCTTCTACGGGGCAGCGATTTGTTCTGCGCAGCGGTCAGCTGGCGAGCGTTGGACGCTCGGATTGGAATGACTTTGCCATCCCGGAAGATGATCGTATGGACGACTCACCATTCGTCATTCGCTGCGAACCCCACGCAGGAGTCTTGGTCGTCCGATCCGCGTCGAGCAGCCCGCTGCTCAACGGCAGTCCATTAGCCAATCCCTGCGAGCACCTTTTGCATGATCGCGACAGGCTCAGCATCGGTCGATCCGAGTTCCTCTTCGCGATCGAAGGTGCTTCGGTACCCATGCCGGGAATGGGAATGGTCGATACCCAGACGGCGCGCGCTGAATTCGATGTAGCGCATTGGGCGGAGAGGGTGACTTACCTCGAAATCGAAGAGGACCCCTCCGAACTCGTGTCGGATGGCTCCCAAGGCGATGCCATTGAACGCAAGCTAGTCAGTGCCAATCGGTACAGCGATTCCCTGCGATGGAAAGGCTTCCACTGCGATCGACACGAACTGATCGCATGGGCCGGTGCATTGATCGGGACTCATCTTGAATCACCCCAAAAGCCGGCCGAACGGGATGCTTGGACTCACTGCCGCAATTGGATGGAGCAACCAAACGACGCCGATCGGGTCGCGGCCTTGGAACTAGCGAAGAAACTGAAGTGGGCGGGCCCCGTCGCGGCCCTGGCGGCGGCAATCGGATGGAGCGGAGGATCCCTCGGTCCTGCGGAGGGAGAACCGATTCCCCCCGATCCACGTTTGACTAGCCGGCTCGTTGCGATCGCGGTCGAGCAATTGGCGCGTCGGCATCACCCCACCGCATCCCATCTCGTTCTTCAGACCTGGATGGAAAGCATGCCCCCCACAAACTACCTTATCCCGGGCGCAAGAACGCAGGAATAG
- a CDS encoding type VI secretion system Vgr family protein gives MSSGVNAQRINKIHGVFDESTIFRKLVAEEHLGRLFSIQVEVLSTKSDISPYLTIGKSVAIEVANWGESRFFHGIISHFELVGEIGSYFLYKFELKPWFWLLTHTSDCRIHQQLDPSKIIEYVFRTKNGLTDYQSKLTKTYKVRDYCVQYRESDFQFASRLMEQEGIYYYFDHSQSDHKMILVDNVSSHAKISGTPTIPFRPPNNAEAADEHIYVWKHRLVIQPGKFVYRDFDYIKPNVNLEVRLNGEQSHPHSSFEHFDYPGLYSETADGTNYVRVLSELHGSQFAQIQGVAKSWRLRPGYVFQLSEHPSNSENELYLIISSRTTITSGEIDQARQDSDNESIVEFVAIKKTQQFRTPVTTPRPIIAGPQTAKVVGKNGEEIWTDNLGRVKVQFPWDREGTSNENSSCWIRVAQIWSGKSWGAMFIPRIGQEVVVEFLEGDPDRPLITGRVYNTDQVVPYALPDQAATSGIKTRSTPSGTAETYNELRFVDKKDEELVYFHAEKDFERVVENNDSLKVGFIKKDKGDQTVDVFNNQTIHVGTQESSDGSQTIEIWKDQKETIKTGDRTTKIEQGNDSLTISAGNQSISIPSGTCTIDAGQKITLQVGGSSIVIDGSSITLKSTNIKIEAGLSAEMTSTTGKVEASATLDLKGGVININ, from the coding sequence ATGTCGAGCGGAGTCAACGCCCAACGCATCAACAAGATTCACGGTGTTTTTGACGAGTCGACGATCTTCCGAAAACTGGTTGCAGAAGAACACTTGGGGCGGCTGTTCTCCATCCAGGTCGAAGTCCTTTCGACCAAATCCGACATCAGCCCCTATCTGACGATCGGCAAATCGGTTGCGATCGAAGTAGCGAACTGGGGAGAATCACGATTCTTTCACGGAATCATCTCGCACTTTGAACTGGTCGGCGAGATCGGTAGTTATTTCTTGTACAAATTCGAATTGAAGCCTTGGTTCTGGCTCTTAACTCACACGAGCGATTGCCGGATCCACCAGCAATTGGATCCATCGAAAATCATTGAATATGTTTTTCGAACCAAGAATGGGTTGACCGATTACCAATCCAAACTCACGAAGACGTACAAGGTCCGAGATTACTGCGTGCAATATCGAGAATCGGACTTTCAGTTCGCGAGCCGATTGATGGAGCAGGAAGGGATCTACTATTACTTCGATCACTCGCAATCCGACCACAAGATGATTTTGGTCGACAACGTTTCATCCCACGCCAAAATCAGCGGCACCCCCACAATTCCATTTCGACCGCCCAACAATGCGGAAGCGGCCGACGAGCATATTTACGTGTGGAAACATCGCCTGGTAATTCAACCGGGCAAGTTTGTTTATAGGGATTTTGACTACATCAAGCCGAACGTCAATCTGGAAGTCCGACTCAACGGGGAGCAATCACACCCCCATTCGAGCTTCGAACATTTCGACTACCCCGGACTCTACTCCGAAACAGCGGATGGCACTAACTACGTGCGAGTCCTGTCGGAATTGCATGGTAGCCAGTTCGCGCAAATCCAAGGTGTTGCAAAGTCTTGGAGACTAAGACCGGGATACGTCTTCCAATTATCCGAACATCCATCGAATTCCGAGAATGAGCTTTATCTGATCATCTCGTCTCGAACCACCATCACTTCGGGAGAGATCGACCAAGCCCGACAGGACTCCGATAACGAATCGATCGTGGAGTTCGTTGCAATCAAAAAGACCCAACAGTTCCGAACGCCGGTCACCACTCCTAGGCCGATTATCGCGGGCCCCCAGACCGCCAAGGTTGTTGGAAAGAACGGAGAGGAAATATGGACCGATAATCTCGGACGAGTCAAGGTTCAATTCCCTTGGGATCGCGAAGGGACTTCCAATGAAAACAGCTCCTGCTGGATTCGCGTCGCGCAAATCTGGTCAGGCAAATCCTGGGGAGCCATGTTCATTCCGCGAATCGGTCAAGAAGTCGTCGTGGAGTTTTTGGAAGGTGACCCCGATCGTCCCCTTATCACCGGTCGTGTCTACAACACCGACCAAGTCGTCCCATATGCACTTCCCGATCAAGCGGCGACGAGCGGTATCAAGACCAGGTCGACCCCCTCCGGCACCGCAGAGACGTATAACGAGTTGCGATTCGTCGACAAGAAAGACGAAGAACTCGTCTACTTCCACGCCGAAAAGGACTTCGAACGGGTCGTCGAAAACAACGATAGCCTCAAAGTTGGATTTATCAAAAAGGATAAAGGCGATCAGACCGTCGACGTCTTCAACAACCAAACCATCCACGTGGGGACACAAGAATCGAGCGACGGCAGCCAAACGATCGAGATCTGGAAGGACCAAAAGGAGACTATCAAAACCGGCGATCGCACCACGAAGATCGAACAAGGAAACGATTCGCTCACTATCTCGGCTGGTAACCAATCTATCTCCATTCCATCAGGCACCTGCACCATCGACGCTGGGCAAAAAATCACTTTGCAGGTCGGAGGTAGTAGTATTGTCATCGATGGATCGAGCATCACCCTCAAATCCACCAATATCAAAATCGAAGCGGGACTTTCGGCCGAGATGACTTCGACAACCGGAAAAGTCGAGGCATCGGCAACGCTCGACTTGAAGGGTGGAGTGATCAACATCAACTAA